A single genomic interval of Papio anubis isolate 15944 unplaced genomic scaffold, Panubis1.0 scaffold82, whole genome shotgun sequence harbors:
- the TCEAL9 gene encoding transcription elongation factor A protein-like 9, translating to MKSCQKIEGKPENESEPKHEEEPKPEEKPEEEEEKLEEEAKAKGTFREKLIQSLQEFKEDIHNRHLSNEDMFREVDEIDEIRRVRNKLIVMRWKVNRNHPYPYLM from the coding sequence ATGAAATCCTGTcaaaaaattgaaggaaaaccagaaaatgaGAGTGAACCAAAGCATGAGGAAGAGCCAAAGCCTGAGGAAaagccagaggaggaggaggagaagctaGAGGAGGAGGCCAAAGCAAAAGGAACTTTTAGAGAAAAGCTGATTCAATCTCTCCAGGAgtttaaagaagatatacacaacAGGCATTTAAGCAATGAAGATATGTTTAGAGAAGTGGATGAAATAGATGAGATAAGGAGAGTCAGAAACAAACTTATAGTGATGCGTTGGAAGGTTAATCGAAACCACCCTTACCCCTATTTAATGTAG